A single window of Martelella sp. NC20 DNA harbors:
- a CDS encoding sensor histidine kinase — translation MNNHCRLPPFVFPVLLLVVVMLAAAGPARADAVTEPEFAIFTDPSAALTLADIIGGDALFTPVKSRGIPAQFTKDAVWLRVAVSSEKAMRAVMVLTPTFVEFVDVYVADERPDLSGEDFTHFGLGAGRPLSDGALSGFEDAVPIEFGAGAPKVIYIRATSPNVMMMVNVRFYQPKNYLMHKAMVSTVGGAVIGCMALLLVTQFMLYRFDPDPLYLLLALSTISAAAYHIGSLGYARLLFSDGGRGNDLFLAFFSSFGLLAGAITTMRAFDLSSPRQWMYWVCVISGGVGLLSTLAIFVGLNLYTAPVRNMFILACVTLAAIYGLMTIRRGDWASYLRAAAFLVLWVGMTVMLLYYWNVPGLPEWASKGYAIACLLEALLLTAMLSWRLRSAHHLNSALQEEALQAARSAGQRAAEMVEIRTAELAEAKRTAEAALEAELEQQKSQVRFMEVISHQYRTPLASIRSSVDTMELGFADDDKANHQRIARIRRGIARLVEVLEINLERSRVQGSALEPEASPTPVSAIALEAARRSRDLMPDATIIVDLSEAAAEAEIRVDADMVNLALINLLENAVKYSGPTGGGPVVLSAEIVDGDVRIAVEDQGIGIPSHEISAVLHARVRGSNTSRIKGTGMGLSLVSRIAAAHAAAINIESAEGKGTIVALSFPLAQAAERSESRA, via the coding sequence TTGAATAATCACTGCCGCCTTCCGCCCTTTGTGTTTCCGGTTCTGCTGCTTGTTGTCGTGATGCTCGCTGCCGCCGGTCCTGCGCGCGCGGATGCGGTTACCGAGCCGGAATTTGCGATCTTCACCGATCCCTCCGCGGCTTTGACGCTGGCCGATATCATCGGGGGCGACGCCCTCTTTACGCCGGTGAAAAGTCGCGGGATACCGGCGCAGTTCACCAAGGATGCAGTATGGCTGCGGGTTGCCGTCTCTTCCGAAAAGGCGATGCGGGCGGTCATGGTGCTGACCCCGACCTTCGTCGAGTTCGTTGACGTCTATGTTGCAGACGAACGCCCCGACCTGTCGGGGGAGGATTTCACCCATTTCGGTCTGGGCGCGGGACGGCCGCTATCTGATGGCGCCCTTTCCGGTTTCGAGGATGCGGTGCCGATCGAATTCGGCGCCGGCGCTCCCAAGGTGATCTATATCCGCGCAACCTCTCCCAATGTCATGATGATGGTGAATGTCCGGTTCTATCAGCCGAAGAACTATCTGATGCACAAGGCGATGGTCTCCACGGTCGGCGGTGCCGTGATCGGATGCATGGCGCTGCTGCTGGTTACCCAGTTCATGCTCTATCGCTTTGATCCCGACCCGCTCTATCTTCTGCTGGCGCTCAGCACGATCTCGGCGGCAGCCTATCATATCGGCAGTCTCGGCTACGCGCGGCTGCTGTTTTCCGATGGCGGCCGAGGCAATGATCTGTTCCTGGCCTTCTTTTCGTCCTTCGGCCTGTTGGCGGGCGCGATAACGACGATGCGGGCGTTCGACCTCAGCAGTCCGCGCCAGTGGATGTATTGGGTCTGCGTCATCTCCGGCGGCGTCGGTCTCCTTTCCACGCTTGCGATCTTCGTCGGGCTCAACCTCTATACCGCGCCGGTGCGCAACATGTTCATTCTGGCGTGTGTCACGCTGGCCGCCATTTACGGGCTGATGACGATCAGGCGAGGCGATTGGGCAAGCTATTTGCGCGCCGCAGCCTTCCTGGTGTTGTGGGTCGGAATGACGGTGATGTTGCTCTACTACTGGAATGTGCCGGGTCTGCCCGAATGGGCATCCAAGGGATACGCCATTGCCTGCCTTCTGGAGGCGCTGCTTCTTACTGCCATGCTGAGCTGGCGGCTGAGGTCTGCCCATCACCTGAACTCCGCCCTGCAGGAAGAGGCGCTTCAGGCCGCCCGCAGCGCCGGGCAAAGGGCGGCTGAAATGGTCGAAATACGCACCGCCGAACTCGCCGAGGCGAAGCGCACCGCCGAGGCCGCGCTTGAAGCCGAACTCGAGCAGCAGAAAAGCCAGGTCCGCTTCATGGAGGTGATCTCGCACCAGTACCGCACGCCGCTGGCCTCGATCCGGTCCAGTGTCGACACCATGGAACTGGGGTTTGCAGATGATGACAAGGCCAATCATCAGCGGATCGCGCGGATACGACGCGGCATCGCCCGTCTGGTCGAAGTGCTTGAAATCAATCTGGAGCGCAGCCGGGTTCAGGGTTCGGCGCTGGAGCCGGAGGCAAGCCCCACGCCGGTCAGCGCGATCGCGCTCGAGGCCGCGCGCAGAAGCCGCGACCTGATGCCGGATGCCACGATCATCGTGGATTTGTCCGAGGCGGCGGCCGAGGCGGAGATCCGCGTAGATGCCGATATGGTCAACCTGGCGCTAATCAACCTTCTCGAAAATGCGGTGAAATATTCAGGCCCGACCGGCGGTGGACCGGTGGTGCTGTCGGCCGAAATCGTCGATGGCGATGTCCGGATCGCGGTGGAGGATCAGGGAATCGGCATACCAAGTCACGAAATCAGCGCGGTGCTTCATGCCAGGGTGCGCGGTTCCAATACAAGCAGGATAAAGGGCACAGGCATGGGGCTGTCGCTGGTTTCGCGCATCGCCGCCGCCCACGCCGCCGCGATCAATATCGAAAGCGCCGAAGGAAAGGGGACGATCGTCGCTCTTTCCTTTCCGCTTGCTCAGGCAGCGGAACGATCTGAAAGCCGGGCGTAG
- a CDS encoding autotransporter outer membrane beta-barrel domain-containing protein — MLKFALKLKTKPGTSDQHTSGPLEFLMDTGSTGIAVDYTLLDDNKNLVVTDQRGWVYYNSTGLLAVGYIVEAEVEFLDAVGSTVTATVPILAVDYKACVGSGANSADCETAKNTPITMMGVGFGRNTLGEDNAAMPVSSLINDQSQYAHLAGLLDNAGQTSQDLNPLLHIDNAGPDFQPGYIINWDTSASGGVGGPGAQVTVTVGLTPDNTGGFAYGQLAPVADAEGEPAWTMAAMGVQLTNDRAVAGPQTGIFLADTGVPDSFVNTATGDPSAFYNTTSAGNVVKDQTSVHVQLLDAGDYVTLSYLYDAGCAGSPPPAGCSQATPNPLKWVGAHDGNAFLNTGLNFYRQFTYMFDPANGYLGLRPNNRDAGSGIVFTPIISAIGQIDFSSDIATDMPVYLRKTNAGNPAANATPSIAAASGVTATFNNFLAGPGDLVLNGEGRVVLNGANTYTGQTTVQSGTFVITRSSTSPVTVLASGNFELSGSLAGDVVNSGTTTVTGAIAGDVSNTGDFVNNGTVSGMLTSSGRLSGSGTVSQLAVGDNGTLATGNSIGTMTVLGDYDFGPAATREVEIGADGAIDLLLVGGTAYLDGGTVEAIGEDGFTPYLGAGYVFLHADGGIVGTHDTLEGGLFTDSLYPFLTTGLAYGANDAVLVVERSGVSYAEAGLTPNEIAVGAALDVFVAGSVLDLPLTHLTASRYQAAAGQLSGEIYASAMTTLQNGATVVRDTLQARLDGAKDADEGMMHSATGRVQAARVPGLGASAWIAGYGNWSTTDRAANTAELKSKVGGMLAGLDMPVSDWGRAGIAAGYGSDSFKLASQSASGAADSITIAAYGGGEFGVFDASLGASWSWHEVSVDRTISFPGYFAGESADYSATTGQIFAEAAFDLGTAPFETEAFGGLAYVATSTGSFSEGGDLTALAGGDETQANTLSTIGLRFARVFAIGEGGLRANATIGWQHAFGDLDPGVSLAFAESGAGFTVLGAPIARDAAVLALGFDFALTQRASLSLGYNGRIGGGVAENAAFAALSVSF, encoded by the coding sequence GTGCTGAAATTCGCGCTTAAACTGAAAACCAAGCCAGGCACATCCGATCAGCACACAAGCGGGCCGCTCGAATTCCTGATGGATACCGGTTCGACCGGCATCGCGGTCGACTACACGCTGCTCGACGACAACAAAAATCTTGTGGTGACCGACCAGCGCGGCTGGGTATATTACAATTCGACCGGGCTTCTGGCGGTGGGGTATATCGTCGAGGCCGAGGTCGAGTTCCTCGATGCCGTCGGGTCGACTGTGACCGCCACCGTTCCCATTCTGGCGGTCGACTACAAGGCGTGTGTGGGCAGCGGCGCGAATTCGGCCGATTGCGAGACGGCGAAGAATACGCCGATCACGATGATGGGCGTCGGGTTCGGCCGCAACACGCTCGGCGAGGACAATGCGGCAATGCCGGTGTCGTCGCTGATCAACGATCAATCGCAATACGCCCATCTCGCCGGCCTGCTCGACAATGCGGGCCAGACCTCGCAGGACCTCAATCCGCTTCTGCATATCGACAATGCCGGCCCGGACTTTCAGCCGGGCTACATCATCAACTGGGATACCTCTGCTTCGGGCGGCGTTGGCGGTCCCGGCGCGCAGGTAACGGTGACGGTGGGGTTGACGCCGGACAATACCGGCGGTTTCGCCTATGGACAGCTTGCCCCGGTAGCGGATGCGGAAGGCGAGCCCGCCTGGACGATGGCGGCCATGGGCGTGCAACTGACCAATGACCGCGCGGTGGCGGGGCCGCAAACCGGGATTTTCCTTGCCGATACCGGCGTTCCTGATTCCTTCGTCAACACGGCCACCGGCGATCCATCCGCCTTTTACAACACGACATCCGCCGGCAATGTCGTGAAGGATCAGACGTCGGTCCATGTCCAGTTGCTGGATGCCGGCGATTATGTGACGCTGTCTTATCTCTACGATGCCGGTTGCGCAGGCTCGCCGCCGCCGGCCGGCTGCAGTCAGGCGACGCCGAACCCGCTGAAATGGGTCGGCGCTCATGACGGCAATGCCTTTTTGAATACCGGCCTGAATTTCTATCGCCAGTTCACCTACATGTTCGATCCCGCCAACGGCTACCTTGGGTTGAGACCCAACAATCGCGACGCCGGTTCCGGTATCGTTTTCACGCCGATCATCTCCGCGATCGGGCAGATCGATTTTTCGTCCGATATCGCCACCGACATGCCGGTCTATCTGCGGAAAACCAATGCCGGCAATCCAGCGGCCAACGCGACCCCTTCGATTGCGGCGGCCTCCGGCGTGACCGCCACATTCAACAATTTCCTCGCCGGACCGGGCGATCTGGTTCTCAACGGCGAGGGGCGCGTCGTTCTCAATGGCGCCAACACCTATACCGGACAGACCACTGTCCAGTCCGGCACATTCGTGATCACGCGGTCCTCGACGAGCCCCGTCACGGTGCTTGCGTCCGGCAATTTCGAACTGTCGGGAAGCCTTGCCGGCGATGTCGTCAATAGCGGGACGACGACCGTCACCGGCGCGATCGCCGGTGATGTTTCCAACACGGGCGATTTCGTCAACAACGGCACGGTCAGCGGGATGCTGACGTCGAGCGGACGGCTTTCGGGAAGCGGCACGGTCAGCCAACTCGCCGTTGGCGACAACGGTACGCTCGCCACCGGCAATTCCATCGGCACGATGACTGTTCTCGGCGATTATGATTTCGGGCCAGCCGCGACCCGCGAGGTCGAGATCGGCGCCGACGGCGCGATCGATCTGCTGCTTGTCGGCGGAACGGCGTATCTCGACGGCGGCACGGTGGAGGCCATTGGCGAAGACGGTTTCACGCCATATCTCGGGGCGGGCTACGTCTTCCTCCATGCCGATGGCGGGATTGTCGGAACGCATGATACCCTGGAGGGCGGCCTGTTTACCGACAGCCTCTACCCGTTCCTGACCACCGGTCTTGCCTACGGCGCGAATGATGCCGTCCTCGTGGTGGAGCGCAGCGGCGTATCTTATGCCGAGGCGGGGCTGACGCCGAACGAGATCGCGGTGGGCGCGGCGCTTGACGTCTTCGTTGCGGGAAGCGTGCTCGATCTGCCGCTCACCCACCTGACCGCGAGCCGGTATCAGGCAGCGGCGGGCCAGCTTTCCGGCGAGATCTACGCCTCGGCGATGACCACGCTGCAAAACGGCGCCACTGTGGTGCGCGATACGCTGCAGGCGCGGCTCGACGGGGCGAAAGACGCGGACGAAGGCATGATGCATTCCGCCACGGGCAGGGTGCAGGCCGCGCGCGTTCCGGGACTTGGCGCCAGTGCCTGGATTGCGGGCTATGGCAATTGGTCCACCACGGACCGGGCAGCCAACACGGCCGAGCTCAAGAGCAAGGTTGGCGGCATGCTGGCGGGGCTCGACATGCCTGTGAGCGATTGGGGGCGGGCCGGCATTGCCGCGGGCTACGGTTCCGACAGTTTCAAGCTGGCCTCACAGTCGGCCTCCGGCGCTGCCGACAGCATCACGATCGCTGCCTATGGCGGCGGAGAATTCGGCGTCTTCGACGCCAGTCTCGGCGCAAGCTGGTCCTGGCACGAAGTCAGCGTCGACCGGACGATCAGCTTTCCCGGCTATTTCGCCGGCGAGAGCGCGGATTATTCCGCAACCACCGGTCAGATCTTCGCAGAAGCGGCGTTCGACCTTGGCACCGCGCCATTCGAGACCGAAGCCTTCGGCGGTCTTGCCTATGTCGCGACCTCGACCGGGTCCTTTTCCGAAGGCGGCGATCTGACAGCGCTGGCGGGCGGGGACGAGACCCAGGCCAATACGCTCTCGACGATCGGTCTCAGGTTCGCGCGGGTTTTCGCAATCGGCGAGGGCGGTTTGCGAGCCAACGCGACGATCGGCTGGCAGCATGCATTCGGCGATCTCGATCCGGGTGTTTCGCTTGCCTTTGCAGAGAGCGGCGCGGGCTTCACCGTGCTGGGCGCTCCGATTGCCCGGGATGCGGCCGTTCTGGCGCTCGGGTTCGATTTCGCCTTGACGCAACGCGCCTCGTTGTCGCTTGGATATAATGGCCGGATCGGTGGCGGCGTCGCGGAGAACGCCGCCTTCGCCGCGCTGTCGGTGTCGTTCTAA
- a CDS encoding DUF4189 domain-containing protein, protein MKKLLEMIVVMAICALPAAAFAESNVAVAYSSSTQDVGFAEADSESAASDKAMSECGTNGAGDCTIAFSGADMCVSLARATSKAAMGIGAGSSRHASQDEAMAKCAEGGAEGCNIHDTYCAPSNLE, encoded by the coding sequence ATGAAAAAGCTTCTGGAAATGATCGTGGTTATGGCAATATGCGCACTTCCTGCTGCGGCATTCGCGGAATCCAACGTCGCCGTGGCCTACAGCAGTTCCACGCAGGATGTCGGCTTCGCTGAGGCGGACTCGGAATCGGCAGCCAGCGACAAGGCGATGTCGGAATGCGGCACGAACGGCGCCGGCGATTGCACGATCGCCTTTTCGGGAGCGGATATGTGCGTTTCGCTTGCCCGCGCGACGAGCAAGGCCGCAATGGGGATCGGCGCCGGCTCCAGCAGGCACGCTTCTCAGGACGAGGCGATGGCAAAATGCGCCGAGGGCGGGGCCGAAGGCTGCAACATTCACGACACATATTGCGCGCCGTCGAACCTCGAATAG
- a CDS encoding response regulator transcription factor: MVSQTQNADDGPKGIRILLVEDERDLRQSFADYLTLRGNTVTEASSGLEFYRALRKQKFDVAIIDVNLPDISGFELAGELARETEGIGIVMLTARAGREDRISGYSAGADLYLTKPVDGDELLLAVNNLARRLSEKTSVAAAPWKLDTVGYTLTAPDGTQIELTGRELDFLKLLGDAGGNPVSRAVLSAELGYDDRPEARGIDAIIQRLKHKAGAIDMDLPIKTIRLVGTSFTATVEIR, from the coding sequence ATGGTTAGCCAGACACAAAACGCAGACGACGGCCCCAAAGGGATCCGCATTCTTCTCGTGGAGGATGAACGGGATCTGCGGCAAAGCTTCGCCGATTACCTGACGCTGCGCGGCAACACAGTCACGGAAGCGAGTTCCGGGCTTGAGTTTTACCGGGCATTGCGAAAACAGAAATTCGATGTCGCGATCATCGACGTCAATCTGCCCGATATCAGCGGTTTCGAGCTTGCCGGAGAACTGGCGAGGGAAACCGAAGGCATCGGCATCGTGATGCTGACCGCCCGCGCCGGGCGCGAGGATCGCATCAGCGGCTACAGCGCGGGCGCCGATCTCTATCTGACGAAACCGGTTGATGGCGACGAACTGCTTCTGGCGGTCAACAACCTGGCGCGCAGGCTCTCCGAAAAGACCTCCGTCGCCGCCGCCCCGTGGAAGCTCGACACGGTCGGCTACACGTTGACCGCACCCGATGGCACCCAGATCGAGCTCACCGGCCGGGAACTCGATTTTCTGAAACTGCTCGGCGATGCAGGCGGCAACCCGGTCAGCCGCGCGGTGCTGTCCGCCGAGCTTGGCTATGACGACCGGCCGGAGGCGCGCGGGATCGACGCGATCATTCAAAGGCTGAAGCACAAGGCCGGCGCGATCGACATGGACCTGCCGATCAAGACCATTCGCCTCGTCGGCACCAGCTTCACCGCGACAGTCGAGATCAGATAG